One window from the genome of Streptomyces sp. NBC_00708 encodes:
- a CDS encoding ATP-binding cassette domain-containing protein, producing the protein MITTTGLTKVYQSRDREVTALDGVDLHVREGEVYGVIGRSGAGKSSLIRCVNLLERPTSGTVTVAGQDLTALAGRGRRAGKELREARSRIGMVFQHFNLLASRTVQRNVELPLEILGVTGRERSRKALELLDLVGLADKAKAYPGQLSGGQKQRVGIARALAGDPKVLLSDEATSALDPETTRSILQLLRDLNQQLGLTVLLITHEMDVVKTICDSAALMRGGRIVESGTVGELLATPGSELAHELFPVGGTASAPDRTVVDVTFHGEAAARPVISQLSRTYNIDISILGAAMDTVGGRQIGRMRIELPGRFEENVVPIGFLREQGLQAELVDGTDAEPVPVPAQLTKEVAK; encoded by the coding sequence GTGATCACCACGACGGGCCTCACAAAGGTCTACCAGTCGCGCGACCGCGAGGTCACCGCCCTGGACGGCGTCGACCTGCACGTCCGCGAGGGCGAGGTGTACGGCGTCATCGGCCGCAGCGGCGCCGGCAAATCCTCGCTGATCCGCTGCGTCAACCTCCTGGAGCGCCCCACCTCGGGCACCGTGACCGTGGCCGGCCAGGACCTCACCGCCCTCGCGGGCCGGGGCCGCCGGGCCGGCAAGGAGCTGCGCGAGGCGCGCAGCCGTATCGGCATGGTCTTCCAGCACTTCAACCTGCTGGCCTCCCGCACCGTGCAGCGCAACGTCGAACTCCCGCTGGAGATCCTCGGCGTCACCGGCCGCGAGCGCTCCCGCAAGGCCCTCGAACTCCTCGACCTGGTCGGCCTCGCCGACAAGGCCAAGGCCTACCCCGGTCAGCTCTCCGGCGGCCAGAAGCAGCGCGTCGGGATCGCCCGCGCCCTCGCCGGCGACCCCAAGGTGCTCCTCTCCGACGAGGCGACCTCCGCCCTGGACCCCGAGACCACCCGCTCCATCCTCCAGCTCCTGCGCGACCTCAACCAGCAGCTCGGCCTCACCGTCCTGCTCATCACGCACGAGATGGACGTCGTCAAGACGATCTGCGACTCCGCCGCGCTGATGCGGGGCGGACGGATCGTCGAGTCCGGCACCGTCGGCGAACTCCTCGCCACCCCCGGCTCCGAGCTGGCCCACGAGCTGTTCCCCGTCGGCGGCACCGCCTCCGCACCGGACCGCACCGTCGTCGACGTCACCTTCCACGGCGAGGCCGCCGCCCGCCCGGTGATCTCGCAGCTCTCCCGTACGTACAACATCGACATCTCGATCCTGGGCGCCGCGATGGACACCGTCGGCGGCCGGCAGATCGGCCGCATGCGCATCGAACTGCCCGGCCGGTTCGAGGAGAACGTCGTGCCGATCGGCTTCCTGCGCGAACAGGGCCTCCAGGCCGAGCTCGTCGACGGCACGGACGCCGAGCCCGTCCCCGTACCCGCACAGCTC